ACACCACCACGGCACCGGTTTGATGAGACTCACTCAGTGTCGCGTACTCCGCCGCCATATCAAAATCATGAGTTTGAACTTGGATCATTTAGCCTCCGGTCACCGGCGGAAAAAACGCCACTTCATCGCCGGCTTGAATGGCTGAATTCAGTGCCACCATTTGATGATTCACGCCCACTAATAATTGCGACTTAGCAAGCGCACTGGCCCAAGGCTCACCTTGGCTGACTAAATGTTGGCGCAGCTCTTCTACGGTAGCCACTTGCTGCGCTATCGTAATTTCAGATTGGCCTAATTGTTCTCTTATTTTGGCAAAAAATAGCACTTTAATGGTCATACGCTAAAATCTCCCGACTTACCGCCGCGTTTTTCTAACAGACGAATACCTTCTATCACCATGTCTTTCTGTACGGCTTTACACATGTCATAAATCGTTAAGGCAGCAACCGACGCTGCGGTGAGCGCTTCCATTTCTACCCCAGTTTGGCCGGCTAATTTACAATAGCTTTGAATATGCACGCTATTTCGCGCTATGTCGGGAGTCAATTGGACTTCGACTTTAGACAGCGCCAGCGGATGGCACAAAGGAATAAGATCGGCGGTTTTTTTAGCTGCCATAATGCCGGCAATGCGCGCGGTAGCAAACACATCGCCTTTGTGATGTTGACCATTAACTATTAAGTCTAGTGTGGTACTGGCCATGCTTACCCACGCCTCGGCGCGGGCTTCACGAGTAGTGACAGCCTTGTCGCTCACATCCACCATATTGGCTTCACCGGCGTGATTAATATGGGTTAAGGTAGCCATTACGACCTCGTTTCAATTAAATGCTGCACAAAATTACACGGCTTATGCTGGGCATTTAACTGCTCTAATAAAATACCCTGCCACGCCGTTTTACAAGCCCCTGTGGAGCCTGGCATACAAAAAATAGCGGTATGATTAGCTAAGCCCGCCATCGCACGACTTTGTACGGTAGAAGTCCCCAGCTCTTGGTAGGTGAGGTGGCGAAACAGCTCACCAAAGCCATCTATTTGGCTATCGAGTAACGGAATAATTGCCTCAGGTGTGGTATCTCGGCCAGTAAAGCCGGTACCACCAGTAATTAACACCACCTGAATGTCGGGGTTTGCTATCCAAGCACTCACTTGGGCTCGTACCTGATACTTATCATCTTTTAAGATGGCTTTATCCACTAACTGGTGGCCGGCTTCACTTAAGGCACTCACTAAATACTTACCCGAGGTATCGGTTTGCTCATTTCTAGTATCCGACACCGTTAACACCGCCATATTTAATGACACAAATACCGACGCGGCATGGCTCATAATATCCTCACTTAAATTAATAATGGTGATGGCAGTTATTAGCGATTAATAAGAAACTTAACCGCCAATGGACGCCAAATGGGGCGTCATGCCGCTGTGGCCTTGATGTAGAAAATGGGTGGCTTTTTTATCTAATAAGGCCTCTTGTAGGCGCACTTGTAGCGCCGTTATTTGCGAGGCATCAGATAATAAATCGCGCAAGTCCACGCCATAGTCGCCAAATAAACATAAATGTAACTTGCCCAAGGAAGACACGCGTAAACGATTACAAGTAGCACAGAAATCTTTGGCGTAGGGCATAATTAAGCCAATTTCGCCACAGTAATCCCCATGCACAAACACTTCTGCCGGTCCGTCATTATGTGCCCTAAGTTTTTGTTGCCAGCCTTGTTGTAATAATTGCTCTTTAATCACGCTACCGCGCACATGATGGCGAGCAAAAAGCTCATCCATCTCGCCAGTTTGCATTAGCTCAATAAAGCGCAATTGAATGGGGTTGTCTTTGATCCACGCTAAGAATTGGCCTAAACCATTGTCGTTTAAGCCGCGCATCAACACCGCATTCACTTTTACTTGCTTAAAACCTGCCTCTAACGCCGCATCAATTCCCGCCATCACTTCATGAAAGCGGTTTTGACCGGTGATTTGATGAAACATACGCGGATCTAAGCTATCCACACTGACGTTGATCGCATCCAATCCGGCCTCGCGCCACTGCGATGCAAATTTGGCCATACGATAGCCGTTAGTGGTCATGGCCACTTTTTCAATGCCTGAGGTATTGGCCACAGTTTCTATAATATGTGTGAAATCTTTACGCAGGGAGGGCTCGCCTCCTGTGAGGCGTACCTTAGTGGTCCCCATAGCAGCAAAGCCGCGAGTGAGATGAGCAATTTCTGAGACGGTTAAAAAAGACTTACGCCCATCTGGCATATAACCATCGGGCAAACAGTACTGACATTTAAAGTTACATACATCTGTGATCGATAATCGCAGATACTGAAACTTGCGCGCATGCGCATCTTTTAATTCCAACATAAAAACACCTTTCCAAGAATGGGAGGCCAAGGCATTTCTACCTCTACCCTTACAGCCCTAAGCTGAGCGGTCGAGTCACCTTATTAGTGCACCATAACGGGCAATAACTTAGGCAAACACGACTCGGAGTTTTGACATAACCCGTTTTAACTTATCCTTAACCTTAAAGACAAGGTTAGCTTTAGATCAAGATAAATCGTTAACGACTGCCCATTATGAGAGCTTACGCAAACAAAGTCATGACCTGGCTCATTTTATGCCTCGCAAATTAAAAATAACGTATTAATTTGCGAGGTAATGAAGGCAGAAAAAGTGCGCTAAAGTCCGGTTTGACTGGGAATGTAAAGTTGGCATGAACATTTCATAGCTAGTAGCGAAGTTTTATCCCGTGCACTTTTCAGCATTAGCTGAAATTCGGCCAACCTCTGAGGTTGGCCATTTTTTTACCTAGGACTTATTTGCCTAGGAATTAGCTTGATGAAGGCGCTCCTTCACCAACGCCAAGGTCTCACTAAGCGCCATTTGCCAAGCTGTAAATTGCTGATTAATTAGCGCTTCATCGAGCTGCTTAGCGCTTTGCTCTAGCTTTTCACTTAAAAACTGACAACGTACAGCACCATAACTGCCACAAGCAGCGGTTAGGCTATGACACGACCGCGCCATTTGCACATAATCTTTAGCACTGTAGGCCTGCGCTAAGACCTGCCCCTGAGTCTGGCCATCATTTAAAAACACGGCTAATAAGCGTAATAGTACTGGCTCACCCAACTCTTGGCTCATTTTACTGAGTTGCTCATTATCTAATAACGGTAATTGGTCTTGTAACTGTTGCCAATTAAGCATGCGCGTTATCCCAGCTTTGTAGTTTTCGATAAATTGTCGAAGGACTCACTTCTAGTAACGCCGCTGCACGAGACACATTGCCCTGACAATGACTAATGGCTCTTTCTATGGCTTTACGCTCAAGTGTGGCTAAGGGGACGATAGGGGCAGGTAAATTATCTTGTACCCACTCCCCCGCTAACTGTTGATTAATGGGCTGATCAAGCGGAGCGGGTAGCATATCTAATTCTATCCACTCTCCCTCATGTAGCACGACTGCATTTCGAATGACATTTTGTAATTGGCGTACATTTCCTGGCCAATGATAGGCTTGCAAGCGATCTTTAGTGGCTTCAGATAAGCCCACAAACGATTTATTTTCTTCACGGGCAGCTTGGCGCACTAAAGCAGTGGCAATGCTAAGCACATCGGCACCCCGCTCGCGCAGCGGCGGTAAGTGAATAGGAATAACATGCAGCCGATAATAAAGATCTTCTCTAAAGCGCCCTTGCTCTACTTCAACTAGCGGATCGCGATTAGTGGCGCAAATAATGCGCACATCTACTTGTATTTGTTGTGAGCTACCCACGGGTTGAATTTGTCCGGTTTGCAAAAAGCGCAACAACTTACTTTGCAGCTCTAAGTCCATTTCACAAATTTCATCCATGAATAAGGTGCCGCCATTGGCGCGGATCACCGCCCCGCCTCTGTCTTGTAAAGCGCCGGTAAAAGCGCCTTTCATATGGCCAAACAGCTCACTTTCCATTAAGTCTTTAGGAATAGCTGCACAGTTTAGCGCAATAAAAGGACCATCTGGGCGAGCGCTGCGCTGGTGCAAGGCTTCGGCACACACTTCTTTGCCGGTGCCACTTTCACCGGTAATAAATACGGTGGCACTGCTAGGAGCAGCATTTTCAATTAAACGATAGACTTTTTGCATCGGCAAACTGGCACCAATAAAGCCTTGAAAAGGCGCACCGGCAATATCATGGCGATAACTGTCTAGCATTTGATTGAGTTGGCGAAACTTCATGGTGTTATGCAAGGTGACTTTTAAACGCTCAACTTCAATGGGTTTATTAATAAAGTCGTGCGCGCCTAATCGCATCGCATCCACCGCCACATCCACAGAGCCGTGAGCGGTGATCACAATGGTAGTAATGTTTAACTTCTCGCGGTGCAGCCATTGTAATATTTCCATGCCCTGCATATCGGGCAGGATCAAGTCGAGCAATAATATATCAGGTGCATGATGTGATATGTGCTCAATAGCGGCTTGACCGGTGTTAACCACTGTTAGCGATAGCGGTTCATCTTGCAGGTAGGCTTGGTAAAGCGCAGCTAAAGAGGCTGTATCTTCTACCAGTAAGACATTTAGCCTGTTATCTACCATGTTATTTCTCACTTTTTAACCATATAAGGGCTTTTTCACATCTAGGAGAAAAAAAGCTTGCAGTAAATTAACCCAATGTTAACATCATACCAACACTGAATGTGACTCATTTGTCACCCGTTTTATCTGTTGCAAAGTATGACTCATTTGTAACCCATGTCATCACTTTTGCTATCTGTGGTGATGAGATAAAGACGTTAAGTTCAGTTTGCTACTGTGTATGTTTTTCCTGTTAGTGTGTTGGTAACGACAACTGTTTAGCCTTGTGGCTGCTGCATAACCAGAGGATCCGTGCCTCTGGTTTTTTTTATTTAATACTCACACTTTAAGACCCGCCTAGGCAGGACTGTCTATATCAATAAATTCTACGCTCATATTATGGGTGCGCGCCAGCCACTCACCTAAGGCTTTTACGCCGTAACGCTCGGTGGCGTGATGACCTGCGGCAAAAAAATGCAGCCCGCACTCTCTGGCTACATGCACCGTTTGCTCAGATATTTCACCGCTGATAAAAGCATCTAATCCCAAGTCTGCTGCAAGATTGATATAGCCTTGCCCGCCTCCGGTACAAAGCCCCACTCTGCGAATAAGCGCAGGGCCGCTCTCACATACTGTTACTATCTTACTGCCTAGGTGATGGGCTAGCTGCTCTGTTAATTGTTGGGCCGTGAGCGGTTGTGCTAACTCACCCCACATCGGAATTGACTGCGCATTGCCAAGCTCCATGGCCTGTAATTGGCTTAGGCCAAGCATAGCGCCAAGTTGAGCGTTATTCCCAATAGTCGGGGCAATATCCAGCGGCAGATGATAAGCATAAAGATTAATGTCATGACTTAGCAGTGCTTTTAGTCGACGCCGCTTCATCCCCACCACCACTTCTGACTCGCCCTTCCAAAAGTAGCCGTGATGAACCAAGATGGCATCGGCGTTAGCAGCGATGGCTTTATCGATTAAGGCTTGGCTGGCGGTGACGCCTGTGATCACCTTACGTACCTGTGCTCGGCCTTCCACTTGTAAGCCATTAGGACAATAGTCTTTAATAGCATGAGAGTTAAGCAAGGTATTAAGCTGCTGTTCAAGTTCTAAGTTATTCATAATGCCCCTCTAAACATTGGCACAGAGCGCTAATAGCGCCTTAATATCGCCATAATAAATCATCTAATATTGCAGGTCTTGTTTGATGAACACCGCTTTAGCTTCAGTATTGTCACAGCTTAACGATCCTATGGTTCGTGATTTAGCTTGGGCCTTAGCCAGCTCCAACTTAATTAGCACCTGTGCACTGGCACCCAGCCAACCTTGGTATGACACCTTATTACTAGACTACCAGCCCCGCTTACAGGCGCTCGATAAAGCGCCTCACCTGCTACACCAACACTGTGCGCAGCCCACTAGACTGGGTTTTTATTTTGAAGCGCTGTGGCATTTTTTCTTAATCGACAGTCCGCGCTTTCAAGTGCTGGCCCATAATTGGCAACAAATTTTTGCCGGCACCACCGTAGGCGCTTTTGATTTTTTAGTATGGGATCGTCAATCACAGCGCATTGAGCATTGGGAATTAGCGGTTAAATTTTATTTAATAAGCCAGCCACAACAGCCCTTTGATCATGCTTTTGGTCTTAACACGCGCGACAAGCTGCGTCGTAAATACCATCACATGCTTGAGCAGCAACTGCAACTAAGCCAACATCCCCAAGTTGCGCTACGTCTTGAGCAACAACAGCTTATGCCAAGTCAGCAGCGACTCATTTTAAAAGGCCGGTTATATTACCCCCTTAATTGTCACCAGTTTATTTCGCCTGATAGCGAGCGCGGCAGTTGGGGCACCTCTCCACCGGCTGCGCATTTTATCGCGCAACAAAAATTGGGCTGGCTCACCGGCCATCGCCCTAGCGAGCAAGTCGCCCCCCGACAAAATTACTGTGACAGTCACGGCCAGTGGTATATGCAAGTAGACGCCGCATGGTTAACAAGTACGCAGTCTTAATGACTATTTCTTACGCTTATTCCGTCTTACACTCATCCGGTGCTTGACATGGCAAGCAGCTTTAGTATTGCGCTGCTTTTATCGACAAAAACAGCATAAAAATACGGCTAAAAATACTTATTTAAGTTTATTATCTTTAGGTCGATACTATCAGGGAAATTATCGAATAAGCGACAGGCCTGCAGATATGAATAGACGAAATCAGCACGTAATTGATGAAGAAGTGACTTATCCAAGCTCAGAGCAATTAGTCTCTACCACGGATCTGCGCGGTGTGATCACCTATGCCAATGATATTTTTTGTCGTGTCGCCGGTTTTCTACCTGAAGAAATGATCGGTAAAAATCATAATTTGATCCGCCATCCTGATATGCCAAAAGCGGCTTTTCGCGATTTATGGCGGCATGCAAAAGCCGGACGGCCGTGGCGAGGCGCGGTAAAAAATCGCTGCAAAGACGGTCGCTACTACTGGGTAGATGCCTATGTCACACCTATTTATGTAGAGGGTAAAATTACCGGTTACCAGTCGGTACGCACCCAACTTGATAGCCAGACGCGTGCTGTGGCAAGTCGCGCTTATCGCCAGCTGCTTAAACAAGAAAAACTAAAACACACGCCCTCACCCTTAGTCGCTAAGGTAAAATCAGCGCTGCCTTTAGTCGGTTTTATGGGTTTATTAGCCCTGATTGGCTGGCTAGCGGGCTTGATCACCTTGGGTATCTCCTTATTACCCTTAGCCTGGTTATTAGTTAGTTATCGCCAAAGCTGGCTCGGTTCACGGCAGTTTTTTACTAGCTTGAGCCAAGAGTATGACAGCATTTCTCGGGCTGTTTATTCAGGCAGCGCGCCCCATGCCATTGCTGATTACCATTTAAAAATGTGGCAAGCGCGCAATCGTACTATTTTAGGGCGAGTAGATGATGCCACCGAATCGCTAAAAGAGTTGGCTCATTCAATGATGCAGTCTATGTCGAGCGCGCGGCGCGAATTAAGCCAACAAGATAGCGATACTCAACAAATTGCCGCAGCAATTAATGAAATGTCAGCCACCGCCAATGACATTACTCACAGCACCCAACAAGCCAGCACCAATGCCAGTGAAGCGCAACAACAGTGCTTAGCCGCGCAAATGCAACTAGAGCAAACTCGCGAGCAAATTGTAAGCTTAGCCAATGAAGCTAAAGAAGCGGTCGCGGCCACCTTAGCGTTAACCGATGAGTCTAAGCGCATTGGTAGCTTAATGAACGAGATCCAAGGTATTGCCGATCAAACTAATTTATTGGCGCTGAATGCGGCTATTGAGGCGGCGCGCGCCGGTGAACATGGCCGGGGCTTTGCTGTAGTAGCTGAAGAAGTACGCGCCTTATCGACCCGCACCCATGGGGCTAGCGAGCAAATACAAACCAGTATTAATCATATTCAGCACACCTTGGAACAATGGCATAGCATGATGGACAACAATAGAGGGCGCAGCCAAGAATGCGTGCAGGCGGCAGCAGCCGGCAGCGACAGCTTAAACCGAGTAGTGACAGAAATTAATCATATTGTGTCGATGACGGTAGAAATATCCTCAGCCGCGGCGCAACAACAGCAAGTAGCCGAAGAAATTAGCCATAATGTGCATGATATTTCTACCCGATCTTCCGCTAACCTAAGCACGATTAGCCAAATGGAAGACTCAAGTAAACAACTGTTAGCTCGCTCTCAAGGACTCAATGATCTTACTCGTACTTTTTCCTAAACCATGAGCCTTAATAGCTCACAAGCCGAGCGCCAAATTTTAGCAGTATTAGCGCACGTGCCTGCTGGAAAGGTGGTCAGCTATGGCCAGCTTGCCGACTTAGCTGGCTTACCCAGACGGGCCCGATTGGCAGGGAGAGTGCTGCGCACCGCGGACACTCGCCATTTGCCTTGGCATAGAGTGGTGGCGGCAAGCGGACAATTAAGCTTGGTTAAAGGCAGTGCGCCGTGGTTGGAGCAGCGCCAGCGTTTACTCAGTGAAGGCGTGCGCTTTAAAGGCAATCCACTTAGCGGTAATACGGTAATCATGGCGCAGTACCAGTGGCAGCCCGACTTGGCTCAGCTGTTAATACTATTGGATTATTAAAGCTTAAAATAAGCCCAATTGCTGGCCACTCATATCGCTAAACTGCAGGCCAATAAAGGGTAAAATGGCCTCAGCAATGGGTTGCAGTTGGCGATCCACATAATGCTGATAATCAATGGCGGAGCTAAGGTACTCTTGTGGCTCTGGACCATTGATGGTCATTAAATAACGAATTTTCCCTTTACGTTGATAACGCAGCGCCTTACCTAAGCGCGCATTATGTTCATCCGCTTTTCGGGCTGCTCGCACTTGGGGTGGCTGAGATTTCACATATTGGGCTAGCGGTCGGCGCAACCGCTTTTCATATACCAGCTCATTATCGAGCTCACCGGCTAAGGTCGCGTTTAGGGTGTGGCGTATAAAATCACTGGGGTCGTGATCATGAAACACTAAGCGATAAAGCTCAGTTTGAAAGCGCTTAGCCAGAGGCGTCCAATCTGAGCGCACACTTTCTAAGCCCTTAAACACCAGCGTATCAAGGCCCTGCTCACGCTTTAATCCGGCATAGCGCTTTTTAGAGCCTTGCTCTTGATTACGAATAGTAGGCATTAAAAATCGGGAAAAATAACATTCAAATTGCAGCTCTAACTTACTCTCAAGCTGTAATTCATCGGCAAGCTTTTGCTGCCAGCGGTGGGTCACCAGCTCGGCTAAACGCCGCCCTTCTGCGCTGGCCGATTGTTCATTATGCTCGCCACTGAGCAGCACAAATATAGAGTCGGTATCGCCATAGATCACTTGCTGGTGCTCACTGATCCAGCGCGCACTTTGTTGCATAATGTCATGACCGCGCAAGGTAATAGATGACGCTAAGCGCGTATCATAAAAGCGACAGCCGCCTGAGCCTAATACGCCATAAAAAGAATTCATTAAAATCTTTATTGCTTGGGAGCGCGGCGCATCTTGTTCACGCTTTGCTTGGTCTCGCTCATGCCATAACTGCTCAATAATGGCGGGCAAAAAATGCTGATGGCGAGAAAATTGTGCGCCTCTATATCCAGGGATAGCGTCCGGCTCGTGCGCACCCACAATTAAGCCCAAGGGATCAATATGAAACGTGCGAATAATAGCGGGATATAAGCTTTTAAAATCCAGCACTAACACATGGCGATACAGCCCCGATTGGGAGTCCATCACATAGCCGCCTGGGCTGGCAAGTCCGCCACCAGCGGGCAAATTAGGGGCCACATAACCGGCGCGGTGTAAATGAGGCAAATAAACTTGAGTAAAGGCGGCCACCGAGCCACCTATTCGGTCTAACTCTAAGCCGGTTAATTGACTGCGCAGACGTAAAAAATCCAGTAATCGAGTGTGTACAAAAATATCCCACACCAAACGACAATCTTCTAAATTATAGGCCGCCAGTTTTGGCTTGTTATGATAAAAATCGCGGATAATGGTGGCTAGGCGATGTTCAACATCTTCTGTTTGTTTACCACGATGTAATAATTGCTGCGCCACGTTTTCTAAACTAAAACTGGCAAACTGATAACAAGCGGTTTTAAGGGCGTCTATACCATCAATCACCACCCTTCCTGCCAAGCTAATAAAAGATTGACCGCTGTATTTAGACTCTCGCAACAACATGGCTTGCCCGCCACGGCCAATACGCAAGCTTAGCCCATGTAAGTCGGCGCGCTTTTGTAATACCCTAAAATCAAAGCCCACCACATTCCAACCAATAATGATGTCGGGATCGTAGTCGTTGAGCGTATTAACAAAGGCCCTTAATAGCGCTTTTTCATCGGCTTGCCAGCGAATATCCATATTAGCGGGCTCAGGCGTGCCTATCATCAACACACAGGCTAAGTGTTGGCCATACAAGCCAATAGAGTACAACTCCCCTTGGCCCGAGCATTCAATATCAAGAGAGAGCACCTTAAATTGAGGGCTGTAATCACTGGCTTTTAAGCGAACGTCAGTAAGAGTAGTGACGCCCGCGCGGGTACTTGGCTTACCAATAAACGCCACGGCACCACGAATAAAGCGATTTAATAAAAAGCGCTCCTGTAAGCGGATATCATCTTCAAATACGCTGACGCCGACTTGGCGCAACAGCTGCGCCGCATGTTGCTGGCTATTAATAGTAGGAAAATACACCACGGCAACCGGTTCATGGCTAAAGGTATGCAAGCCAGGCTCAGCCCAGTCATAAGTAAGGGCTGCTTGGTGTAAGGTTTGGCACACTTGCTCTTTTTGACTAATAGGCACCATCAATAAGGTACGCTCGCCGCTCACTACAAGGCGTACCGGGCCTTGGTCAGTACTCAACCAATAGATAATTTCACAACCTTGATGGCGATCGCGACTGTGGCGGGTGAGTAAAAAGCCCTGATGCAGCGTATTCATAATGACCTTGTAGCACTTTATATGGGTGAGCGAGTGAAGCAGTTAACACGAACAAGGGATTATAGCGAGTAGGCTTAAATAATGGCGAGCCAAAAAATTCAGCCCCGATAAACGGGGCTGAATAGCAATATTAACAAACAGGCTTAGCGCAATAAATCGGTACGCTCAAACGCCGGCACCAAGGTATCGGCAAATTGTCGTAAAATAGCCGCGGATACCGGCACCTTATCTTTATCGCTTAGCGTAATGCTGCTTTGCTCACCTAAATCTCCTAGCTGCACTCGGTACTTTTGCTCAGGTATGGTGAGCGCTGGCAGGCTTAAGTCTTGCCATTTACCTTTTCTTAAGCCATCAAACTCCACATCCACATAGCCTAGTGCTTGTTGGCGGTTAGTAAGACTAAAGCCCAACTGAGGCAATAGGGTCACCAAGCGCTTCCAGCTGCGATCATATCCCTCTGCCACTAATAAGCGACTTTGGGCGGCTTGCAGCTCCACCTGAATAGGACTTTTATCTAGCAGGTTTTGTTGCTGCGTTAGCTTGCCTTGGTAATACAAAGAAAAGGCATTAAGCATGGCGGCTTCATCTTTTTGCTTGGTTTGCGCCAATACCTTGCCCGAATCCGCCAAGCTCACTTCCAAAGACACAGCGCGGCGCACTTCATCTGGCGTTAGCTGCCAATTAAAGCGCTGCTTTGGATTACTAATGGGGCTGCCATTACTGCTCCAACCGCTTGTCGACTCATGAGCATCGGCTTTTTTATCACTAAAAAAATCCGCCAAGGCTTGGTTTAACTCTTGTTGGAGTGGCTGATCTAGGCGCTGTTGATAAAACCACAATCCACTGGCGTTATCCATTATTTGCGAGCCGCGCACTAAGGGTAATACTTGAGTTGGCGGGCGTACATCGACCGCCTTGCCCGTGACGCCACTTGGCTTAATTTTAGGGATAATGTAGTCGTTATTAAAATTAGGCGCTTCTAAGCCCGCAGGGATCAACAAAGGCGCGGTTCTTAGGCTGGCATCTTCATAGTCAAAGCTACGGTTTGCTTGAGCTCGTTTTTCTGGACTGCTACAGGCAGCCAGCACACTAACGGCCAACACACTGATAATTAGGTTTTTGCTATTCAAATGTTTATCCACGCCCGATTAACTCCGCTTTAATTAACGCTTACTTTTTTGAGGAAAGCTCTGATAGAAAATAAGCTAAGACTCAGCACCAAAAAGGCAAACGCGGCTATTAAGATACTCACACTTTACTTAAAATTAGTGAACTGTGGCCAGCTTACTGAATACTCGAGCTACTGACTATGAAAAAGATACCGCAAAAGCATGCACCTGTGTTGAGCCTCAGCCAAGAAATGCGCATCAGCACAGTGTATTCACCTTTTTTAAAAATTAGATTTAAGCTGCTGAGCGGCCTAAAAATATTGCCAAATACTAGTGTTGGCGTGGGGTGAATACAAGCTGCCTGTGGCGAGGTACGCAATCTATGCTAGAGTCGGTGCTTCCATTTATTTGCTGAAACAGGCTTTAAATATGAATTACTTATCTGCTGGCAGCCCAGCCCCCGCCTTTACGCTTAACGACCAAAATGGTCAGGCCGTGAGCTTAAGCGATTTTAATGGTAAAAAAGTATTGGTTTATTTTTATCCTAAAGCCATGACACCAGGCTGTAAGGTACAAGCTTGTAGCCTGCGCGATAGCCAAGCTGAGCTGACTGCAAACAACGTAGTGGTATTGGGAATTAGCCCAGATCCTGTCGCTCGTTTAAAGAAATTTGAAGAAAAGGACGAGCTTAACTTTACGCTGCTCTCTGATGAAGACCACGCTATTGCCGACGCCTTTGGTGTATGGGGCCTAAAGAAATTTATGGGCAAAGAATATGAGGGCATTCACCGCATTAGCTTTTTAGTTGATGAGTCAGGGACGGTTGAGCAGGTGTTCGACAAGTTCAAAACCAAAGATCACCATCAGGTGGTATTGGATTATTTAGCTAAAAAGTAAGCGCTTAGCTCAAACTCGCGATTAAAAACTGTCTCGCCACGGAATACACGGAAACACACAGCAAAATGAAAACCCGTTAATAAGCACTTTTATCGGTCGTAGTAGGATCTTACAAATAAAAATACTTAACGTTTTTAATAGGGTGCTGAGTCGGTGTTGTGCCGTGTATTGCGTGGCAAAAGTAGCTTTCTTATCAAGGCTGCATTTTTTTAACTAGCCAAAAGCCAGCCAGCATGGCTAACACAAATAGCCCTGCTTGCCATTGTAAGCTGGCTAATAGCGCCATGGCCGACCCCGGACAAATGCCCACCCAGCCCCAGCCTGCCCCAAATAAGCTCGCCCCTATTACTAAGCGCTTATCAATAATCGGCTTTGCTAGCTTTGGTAAGTCGTTACCTAACACACATTGTGTTTGGCCAGCTTGGCGCCATCTATAATAACCTGGCATAAACACCGCCAAGGCTGCTGCCATCACCAGCCCTAAACTGGGATCCCACTCGCGCGTAATATTTAAAAAACCCTGCACTTTTTCAGGATTAATCATGCCAGAGATGCTAATACCTAAGCCAAACAAGGCACCGGACGCTAAAGCCACAACCATTAATAATCGTGATTTATTTAACATTTATTTGTCCCCAAACACACTGACTACTAGCATGGCCACACTCATAAACCACACAGTAGCGATGAGGGAGCGCCAAGAAAGTCGCCCAATGCCACAAATGCCATGACCACTGGTGCAGCCACTCCCAAGGCGAGTGCCCAGCCCTACCAATAAACCGCCCATCATTAGCTTAACGCTTGAGATACTCGCCAATGAAGGCGCA
This genomic window from Oceanisphaera avium contains:
- a CDS encoding DUF1853 family protein, which gives rise to MNTALASVLSQLNDPMVRDLAWALASSNLISTCALAPSQPWYDTLLLDYQPRLQALDKAPHLLHQHCAQPTRLGFYFEALWHFFLIDSPRFQVLAHNWQQIFAGTTVGAFDFLVWDRQSQRIEHWELAVKFYLISQPQQPFDHAFGLNTRDKLRRKYHHMLEQQLQLSQHPQVALRLEQQQLMPSQQRLILKGRLYYPLNCHQFISPDSERGSWGTSPPAAHFIAQQKLGWLTGHRPSEQVAPRQNYCDSHGQWYMQVDAAWLTSTQS
- a CDS encoding methyl-accepting chemotaxis protein; this translates as MNRRNQHVIDEEVTYPSSEQLVSTTDLRGVITYANDIFCRVAGFLPEEMIGKNHNLIRHPDMPKAAFRDLWRHAKAGRPWRGAVKNRCKDGRYYWVDAYVTPIYVEGKITGYQSVRTQLDSQTRAVASRAYRQLLKQEKLKHTPSPLVAKVKSALPLVGFMGLLALIGWLAGLITLGISLLPLAWLLVSYRQSWLGSRQFFTSLSQEYDSISRAVYSGSAPHAIADYHLKMWQARNRTILGRVDDATESLKELAHSMMQSMSSARRELSQQDSDTQQIAAAINEMSATANDITHSTQQASTNASEAQQQCLAAQMQLEQTREQIVSLANEAKEAVAATLALTDESKRIGSLMNEIQGIADQTNLLALNAAIEAARAGEHGRGFAVVAEEVRALSTRTHGASEQIQTSINHIQHTLEQWHSMMDNNRGRSQECVQAAAAGSDSLNRVVTEINHIVSMTVEISSAAAQQQQVAEEISHNVHDISTRSSANLSTISQMEDSSKQLLARSQGLNDLTRTFS
- a CDS encoding MGMT family protein: MSLNSSQAERQILAVLAHVPAGKVVSYGQLADLAGLPRRARLAGRVLRTADTRHLPWHRVVAASGQLSLVKGSAPWLEQRQRLLSEGVRFKGNPLSGNTVIMAQYQWQPDLAQLLILLDY
- a CDS encoding DNA polymerase II, which produces MNTLHQGFLLTRHSRDRHQGCEIIYWLSTDQGPVRLVVSGERTLLMVPISQKEQVCQTLHQAALTYDWAEPGLHTFSHEPVAVVYFPTINSQQHAAQLLRQVGVSVFEDDIRLQERFLLNRFIRGAVAFIGKPSTRAGVTTLTDVRLKASDYSPQFKVLSLDIECSGQGELYSIGLYGQHLACVLMIGTPEPANMDIRWQADEKALLRAFVNTLNDYDPDIIIGWNVVGFDFRVLQKRADLHGLSLRIGRGGQAMLLRESKYSGQSFISLAGRVVIDGIDALKTACYQFASFSLENVAQQLLHRGKQTEDVEHRLATIIRDFYHNKPKLAAYNLEDCRLVWDIFVHTRLLDFLRLRSQLTGLELDRIGGSVAAFTQVYLPHLHRAGYVAPNLPAGGGLASPGGYVMDSQSGLYRHVLVLDFKSLYPAIIRTFHIDPLGLIVGAHEPDAIPGYRGAQFSRHQHFLPAIIEQLWHERDQAKREQDAPRSQAIKILMNSFYGVLGSGGCRFYDTRLASSITLRGHDIMQQSARWISEHQQVIYGDTDSIFVLLSGEHNEQSASAEGRRLAELVTHRWQQKLADELQLESKLELQFECYFSRFLMPTIRNQEQGSKKRYAGLKREQGLDTLVFKGLESVRSDWTPLAKRFQTELYRLVFHDHDPSDFIRHTLNATLAGELDNELVYEKRLRRPLAQYVKSQPPQVRAARKADEHNARLGKALRYQRKGKIRYLMTINGPEPQEYLSSAIDYQHYVDRQLQPIAEAILPFIGLQFSDMSGQQLGLF
- the bamC gene encoding outer membrane protein assembly factor BamC, whose translation is MDKHLNSKNLIISVLAVSVLAACSSPEKRAQANRSFDYEDASLRTAPLLIPAGLEAPNFNNDYIIPKIKPSGVTGKAVDVRPPTQVLPLVRGSQIMDNASGLWFYQQRLDQPLQQELNQALADFFSDKKADAHESTSGWSSNGSPISNPKQRFNWQLTPDEVRRAVSLEVSLADSGKVLAQTKQKDEAAMLNAFSLYYQGKLTQQQNLLDKSPIQVELQAAQSRLLVAEGYDRSWKRLVTLLPQLGFSLTNRQQALGYVDVEFDGLRKGKWQDLSLPALTIPEQKYRVQLGDLGEQSSITLSDKDKVPVSAAILRQFADTLVPAFERTDLLR